Proteins from a genomic interval of Acidobacteriota bacterium:
- a CDS encoding carboxylesterase/lipase family protein, protein MNDRENRTGGVTLSRREVIGAITAAAALAPSAIAPSAIAPAFIRDLFAAGAPVVETTAGKVRGSFAEGAYTFLCVPYGADTSGAGRFMPPRPARPWAGVRENPEKRPIAPQTDPAPAPRPKIPALVGMMSIGSEEGSVETEDCLNLTIYTPGLDNARRPVMFWCHGGGYAQGSGSARMYHGAALARAGDVVVVSVTHRLNVLGFAHLAGSGPDFASSGNAGMLDIVLALEWVKKNIRRFGGDPGKVLVFGQSGGGGKVAALLSMPSAEGLFQRAAMQSGSTRRFQDPDEAAEAPRGLFAELGLRPDQGRELQKVPLERLMAAHFAASKRPGSGGRYAPVRDGSVIPRHPFHPTANPLAGPVPLVIGTVRTEGTAFQLADEAAYKLDEAGLEARMKSTLGDQNGAAAVALYRKLMPGASPSDLYFEMTSDRGRRAAIEIAELKTAQGLTPAYLYELTWSTPVYDGLLRTPHSLDLPLVFNLADHPVWAPYTGGVPESLAVARAMMGAWVAFARTGAPGTRALPWPAFTLENFETMLFDVVSGAKKDPFRETRKFWEGV, encoded by the coding sequence ATGAACGACAGGGAAAACAGGACCGGGGGGGTGACACTCTCGCGGCGGGAGGTGATCGGCGCCATAACGGCGGCAGCGGCGCTCGCGCCCTCGGCGATCGCGCCCTCGGCGATCGCGCCCGCATTCATCCGGGATCTCTTTGCGGCCGGCGCCCCGGTCGTGGAGACCACGGCCGGGAAGGTGCGCGGCTCCTTCGCCGAAGGGGCCTACACCTTCCTGTGCGTCCCCTACGGCGCGGACACCTCCGGCGCCGGGCGCTTCATGCCCCCCCGCCCGGCCAGGCCCTGGGCCGGGGTGCGCGAGAACCCCGAAAAGCGCCCCATCGCGCCCCAGACCGATCCCGCGCCCGCCCCGCGCCCGAAGATCCCCGCCCTCGTCGGGATGATGTCGATCGGAAGCGAGGAGGGGAGCGTCGAAACCGAGGACTGCCTGAACCTCACCATCTACACCCCCGGGCTCGATAACGCCCGCCGCCCCGTCATGTTCTGGTGCCACGGAGGCGGCTACGCCCAGGGATCGGGCTCGGCGAGGATGTACCACGGCGCCGCGCTCGCCCGCGCCGGCGATGTCGTCGTCGTCAGCGTCACGCACCGGCTGAACGTCCTCGGTTTCGCGCACCTGGCCGGGTCGGGGCCCGATTTCGCCTCCTCCGGAAACGCGGGCATGCTCGACATCGTCCTGGCGCTCGAGTGGGTAAAAAAGAATATCCGCCGCTTCGGGGGGGACCCCGGCAAGGTCCTGGTCTTCGGCCAGTCGGGAGGGGGGGGCAAGGTGGCCGCGCTCCTGTCGATGCCTTCGGCCGAAGGGCTGTTTCAGCGCGCGGCCATGCAGAGCGGCTCCACGCGCCGCTTCCAGGACCCCGACGAGGCGGCCGAGGCCCCGCGCGGTCTTTTCGCCGAGCTGGGGCTGCGGCCGGACCAGGGACGGGAGCTGCAGAAGGTGCCGCTCGAGCGGCTGATGGCGGCCCATTTCGCGGCATCCAAGCGCCCCGGCAGCGGGGGGCGCTACGCCCCCGTGCGCGACGGCTCCGTCATCCCCCGCCACCCCTTCCACCCGACGGCCAACCCGCTGGCCGGCCCGGTCCCGCTCGTCATCGGAACGGTGCGGACGGAGGGGACGGCGTTCCAGCTGGCCGACGAGGCCGCCTATAAACTGGACGAGGCCGGGCTCGAGGCACGGATGAAGTCGACCCTGGGAGACCAGAACGGCGCGGCCGCCGTCGCCCTCTACCGCAAACTGATGCCCGGCGCCTCCCCCTCGGACCTCTATTTCGAAATGACGAGCGACCGCGGGCGGCGCGCGGCGATCGAGATCGCCGAACTGAAAACGGCCCAGGGGCTCACCCCCGCCTACCTGTACGAACTGACCTGGAGCACCCCGGTCTACGACGGTCTGCTGCGCACCCCGCATTCGCTCGACCTGCCGCTCGTCTTCAATCTCGCCGATCACCCCGTCTGGGCCCCCTACACGGGGGGGGTGCCCGAATCCCTGGCCGTGGCCCGGGCGATGATGGGCGCCTGGGTCGCCTTCGCCCGCACCGGCGCCCCCGGCACCCGCGCGCTCCCCTGGCCCGCCTTTACGCTCGAAAACTTCGAGACCATGCTCTTCGACGTTGTCAGCGGGGCGAAGAAGGATCCGTTCAGGGAAACGCGCAAATTCTGGGAAGGGGTCTGA